From the genome of Bubalus kerabau isolate K-KA32 ecotype Philippines breed swamp buffalo chromosome 13, PCC_UOA_SB_1v2, whole genome shotgun sequence:
AGACATATCTGTAAAGGAGAaagtttcaaatttttatttccttttgtaagTCGCTTCTTCCCATAATATCATGACTACTTTCTGGCCAAAATGGAAAGTTTCCACATTTTTGTCTTAGATATTTTGGAACATCTTTCCCCTAGAATAAAGCAGGAAAATTGATGATTGATAGGGCCCACATGGGGTCTCATTGATAATATGGCTCATTATGTCAATCttgcaaacaaagaataaatcacaGTAATCTGTGAaactgaccaaattgcccaaatggcaTCCTGTTATCTCAATGGCGCCTATCTTTCAAAGCTGcaagaccaccagattccagacctccagCTACGTGACCGTCCCTTCAGATaatttttcattggtggggtATAAGAAGGACTCTGTCAGAAAGGGAAAACACTGGTTCTCTTAAGAGCCAGTCACCCTCTCTTTTCCCactaataaatttccttttcttgcctgactgcccagctccctctctttttctctgcacttgcCTTACAGTGATTAGAGGTAGTAATCTAATCACCAATTCTGAATTATACCAAGTGATATCACAGTGGtttaaaataagctaaaacaGTGATGGAACTTTCTGCTTGATCATTTGAGTGAGGACCACATAGAGTGGAGTCAATCCTGGAAAACAGTAGACATGATTTTTCTCAGGTATAGGCAATAAGGGTTAACAGACAGGTAAAAAAAATTGTCAAACTCAATTCCTACCTGAAATACAAATGTTCTCTGAGCTCAGGTGTGGAACCATGGAATCTATGGACCCAGAAGGGAGATACGGAGGAGGATCTAAAAGCAAGGAAGGCCATGTGGGAATTCAGTCCACATTCTGTACTCCTCCTCCACTTTCCTTAGGGTCTTACAAACTATGCCAAATGGTTGCACAAGAATGACCAGACTCAAAAAGTCAAAATATGTATTTGCCATTTATTAGAAATGTTtttcaggaaggaaggagaaacatGCCCATTAGCCAGGGACAGAAAATTACTTCACACACTTTTTAATGGTTTGTACATGGTGGCTTGAGATGAATTGTGAGGGATCAAAAGTGACTCTCAAGTTtctgaactgaacaacagaagGGATTGTAGATTCCAATTactgaagaaaaaagacaaaagaaaagccAGGCAAACAGATTCAGAATTCAGCTTAGGACGTTTTGAGTCTGAAATGATTGAGAAATCtaagagaacaaaataaatatgtaatttaataCATAAGTCTAGACTTCAGAGATGTCTGAGTTGAACATATAAATGCAGAACTTGTCCAAGATCCCACAGCTTCTGAGCAGTGATGGGGAAAAAGGGACAAACCCTTCTGACTTTAAATTCATGTTTCTTTCATTAATATATGTAGAAACCAGAGAAATGGGAATCTGGGCTTTAAACCTAGAATTTCACAACAATTTTCCCTCTACAAATATTGTAGAAAGTAGAAAGTCTAAATATATTGTATTTCAAGTACATGCTAAACCCAAGACCAACACTCTCTTCCAAATAATAAAACTTGTTTTTAATCACTCTATTTATACCAAAAATTTTCTGCATCCCTTCTTGAAATCTGGTTCTGCTAAGCCTCTATCCATTCTTACAAACATGTCTAAATGTCACTGAATCTCAAAGATAGAAACATTTTTGAATTTTTCTATCGACTTCTAGGtcccataaaaattaaaaattcagctgTATAAAATGGTCATTTAGTGAGTATATGGACTTTGATCCATTGGTTTGGGCTAGGATTGTCATTTGTCTAATAATGAGAAATACAGGTAAAGTGTTTAtggtaaaaaagagagaaagtaggCAAGATGGCAATGTATTATGGGGCAGATAGTGGAAGAAGAAACCTCCAACAATGGCCAAAAGAACACCCAGAAGTCAGAAGCTAAGGCTAACAAGGGTTTCAAGGAAGGATTAAGGGCAATGCAGTGAAAGCATATCTAGAGGCAAAGTAAACAGtaaaaccttaaaaatattaaagtttttCAACAAGAACGGCTTTGGTGAGAAAAACCAGTGCCATTCCAGTGATGTGATAAGCATAAAAGCCTAATTACTCTCAGCTGAGGTGAAGCTAGGACTTTGGAGCTTAGAGAACTTAGTTGAGAACACTTGTTCTAGAAGTTTAgattcaaaaaagaaacaaagccagtgctctgggataacctagagggatagggtggggagggatgtgggagggggttcaggatgggaggacacatgtatacctatggccattCATGTTGAcgtttggcagaaaccatcacaatattgtgaagtaattatgctccaattaaaaaaaagaaaaaagaaatgagatgagACACCCAAAAAAGATTAGTATACCAAACACAATGAAAATGCCATAGCATGTCAAATATTTGTGACTAAGTTTAGAATGGGAAGACAATATTCCTCAGTTCTCAAGAATGAAAAGATCTTAAAGGTCATCAAATAAAATGTTCATCCCAAATCCCTCTCTAATGCTACAACTACCTTCATCTCTGCCCCACACCAGAAATTTTCCTCCAGCCTCAAAATTGGAAAAGTGCCCAGGGACAAGCTTGCTTAGTCCACTTTCCAACCGCTTTACCACTTATAGAATTTTGTCCTAATTTGTTCAAAGGATTCCTACACTCAATTCTAACCATCCATTTGCCTGATTCTGGTTTTCCTGAAGACATCATGTAATACCAGACATAACAGGATATTCCTAAAGTGTTTACTTAGGGGACTCAGTGATCTCCCCTACATGCTCACTGGATCATCCAGACTCAATCCAGTTTTTATCATCCCTCTTGCAATCTCTAGAACAAATCATAACCTTCCTCGTGGTACCAAAGAAGACCAGAAATGTGGTCCCCTCCCTTCTTCAATATCTACCGAGCCACCCTAGCATCCTATTTGCTTCTTGGGTCAGTGCCCTTTCCTACACCACAtgtctccccagcccccagcccaacCTTCCCCTGTCCAGTAATGACTGCTCACAcatgagagacacacacatgagATGCATTTTTATGGGAAGCGTGTTCCAGACGGGAGAAGAACTAggccggggaggggggggtgggTAAAGCTGGTGACATTCAAATCTGAGAATAGTTTGAAAGCATTGTAACTGACAAACTGGAGTTGGAGTTAGACTCCTGCTTCACATGGTTTGCACTTGGCACTTTCACAAAAAATTTTAGGCAGCACTTTTCGTGATTTAGACAGGTTAAGTATTGAAGTTCATATTTTGTGCAGGCATTTCGGCATGTGCCTTGGTGAAGCTGGCATGGATTCCAAGACTCTTCTTGGCTCTTGCCATAATAGGGTCTGAACAGGCCACCTGGGAAAAACACAGCCATATTAATTTCTATGCAGCAGTGGTAAAAATAGGAGTAGAGAGGCGTAATTTAAAGACAAGACCTACAAATATTAAGAGCATAGGATATGGAGTCAAAACCATCTCAGTTCAAATCTGGACTCTTTCATTGTGGCTTTTCATCCTCCAGAAAGGTTACCTCCATTTTCTGGCTCATGCTTGCATCATCTTCACAATGGGCATAGTAACAGAGCCaacttattaataattttatgatGAATAAATTAACATACATCATATGCCCAGAAAACTATCAGGCACATAATAAGAAGGAATTAAACATTAGGTAGTGTGGTTGATACGAAAGCCTTTTCTTGAGGGTCCAGGATTTCAAGACTGCCACTGGGAGCATGTATTGGACATGTTTTCAAGTGCTCATTTGGATGTATATTCCTCACATACTGGTCTCATCAGAGTTAAGCAGCACCTACTTTGAGGCAAAGAACACTTATTTGAGCAGCTGCACACCTTTGTAGTCTGAAACATTTGAGCAAATATATACAATACATGTCTCTCTTTGTGCTTTGGCCCCACAGAAATAGATACTGTATGTAATgagcagcacacacacagaggcacacttGCACAATTCATTTTACTCACACATCCACATTCACACATAAATTgagcatatatgtacacatgtatatgtacacacgtGTATACACATGAGCATCTATCACACATTTTGCACATATGGCTAAAGCCCATTTGTGAATAGTGATAGCTATGTATTAGTCATTGagatatgtgcatgtgtatataggCTCTTCAGCTGAGAAAGTTCTTGACACTTTGTCAGCATTCTGTAAATATAAGTCATGAAGtggtattagggcttccctggtggctcacacagtaaagaatccgcccgcaatgtgggagacctgggttccatccctggcttgggaagatcccctggagaagggaatggctacccacttcagtgttctggcctggagaattccatggactgtatagcatggggtcacaaagagtcagacccagctgagtgactttcagaatTAGTTACCTGTTGGATCTTCCAAGGACAAAGGAACtgctagaaagaaaataatactaaCAATCACGACCATATATGTTCAGCATCTAAAATATATCAAGCATTTTGAAAATCACATTTCACTGAACCCTCATCAAACCTTCTGTTTTCTCCATCATTTAGATGAAGACATTGAGGCTCAAAGAGAGCATTGTTCTGTCCACATTTTTATACTTCAATTTTGGGTCTACACAATAGACTATgttctttcttctctgtatcACATTCatggtgttagtcgctcagtcatgtccaactctttacaaccccatggactatagcttgccaggctcctctatccatggaattctccaggcaagaatactagagtgagtagccattcccttctccaggggatcttcccaactcagggatcaaacctgtgtctcctgaattgcaggcagattcttcaccactgagccatcagggaagcctccaatTTCTGGTCTACATGATAGACCATGCTCTTCCTTCTCTGTATTACATTGCCTCTTTTATAATAGGATCTCTAGGAGAGGGTAGCATCTTCCTGCATGACATTTGCAGGCAGAAGGCCTTCCACAGCTTTCAACAGATAGTTCAAAATCCATAGCTTAGCATTCAAGGACTTTTGCAACCATTCACCTATCCTCTTCCACATCAGCTTATCAGCACTCACTGTGCACCAAGGCACACATTCAGTGCTATGCATGCAGAGGTCTCCAAATGCCCACCCACATTAATAAAAATCGGGAAAAGCAAGTTTGATGTTATTTCCTGCAAAGAAAaagtttcttattaattttttgacaagaaaaagtaaaattttccagGTATAGGTGATGTAAGAGaatggaaggggaaggaaggaagaaaaatgccTCAGTGGCAGATTTCCCATAGCATTGGGGTGCTGGCATATGTATAAACTGCACCAGAAATGGGCACTTCAACCCAGAGAAGGCACTCAGTTGCTGCTACGTCAGCCAGCTTGTTGGTTAACCAGAGGAAGGAGATAAAAAATGGCCCCCCTTCATCCATGCTCCAGCGTTATGGTACCATTGTATTTCCTACAGTGGCCCTCACACTCATCATGAAATCTCTCTTTTGGCACATCCTACTTATAGGAGGAAAGGCGCTTTTGGGGTTCTTTCTAGTTACATCTACCCTCTTTTGTCCAATATCTGAACTGGAGGACTTCCTGCTTCTCCCAAATCCATTGGATAGAAGGCAAGACACTCAAGATCTTCTCTTTCTAGTCACCAGAGAGTGGATAGGGACATAGATATCAAGAAGATCAGGCAAGCCGATGTTTCCTATGAAAATCAGGTCAAGGCAGCCCCAGGAGAATtctacttgttgttcagtcacccagttgtgtctgactctttttgaccctatggactgcagcacaccaggcttctctgttcttcactttctcctggagcttgcacaaactcaagtccattataGCTTCTCACTCCTTCAGCTGTTCTGACTCTGTATTGCCCTGCAGCATAACACTCACGTCAAGTTAATGTCACTGTTGATGATCCTTCCATCTTCAAATTGAAGTCAGAAGAGACCTGGTCTTAAATGCCAGCATTGTCCCTGACCTCTGGAGCTCTAGCCTGAGTCTCCCcatgaaagaaatgggaacagaaGAGTTTGCACCTGATCAAGAAATTTCAACTGCGTTTGTGCAGAAGGAGGTTAATTAGATGTGTCATActtttgtaataacctagagtTTCCCAGAAAACACTCTTAAGGGCTCTTCCTTAAGTGAGGGACACAACCCTGCTGACTTCACATTCACCCATAGATGTTTCCCAGCTCATTTTCCTACACTGGACTTGTTTTAAGAGCAagttaaatattataaatttaaaaaacaccaCTTATGTTCCTAACTCTTCTGAAGAACTCCATCCAGAGTTAGAATCAATATGATAAATGATTTCTCTGCCGTGTGTGCTCCCTAAACATGATTCTCTTCCATCCGCCTTCTGATGTTCTTCCtactaatacatattttttagacATAAGTCATTT
Proteins encoded in this window:
- the DEFB116 gene encoding beta-defensin 116, which encodes MVDSCPLQHNPPFSLDISVMKPCLMTISILLILVHKTPGGLFRPYYGKSQEESWNPCQLHQGTCRNACTKYELQYLTCLNHEKCCLKFFVKVPSANHVKQESNSNSSLSVTMLSNYSQI